A single Deltaproteobacteria bacterium DNA region contains:
- a CDS encoding 4Fe-4S dicluster domain-containing protein yields MGVDRREFLKIAGMAALFGLGGKAAVDIFAPGEVEASMEGIPLTQGTRWAMVIDIRKCLEKQAQEKDGCKACMDACHRVHNVPDWGNPKHAIKWIWQESFEHSFPNQPNPYITEGLKHQPVILLCNHCFNPPCVRVCPTKATFKREEDGIVCMDMHRCIGCRFCMAACPFGARSFNWGDPRKAPKELNPEFPTNRDYPERSMGVVEKCDFCVERIARGELPACVEACDKIKAHAMTFGDLADPESNVRKLLREHYTIRRKAELGTEPNIFYIV; encoded by the coding sequence ATGGGCGTAGACAGAAGAGAATTCCTCAAGATTGCCGGAATGGCCGCCCTGTTCGGCCTTGGAGGTAAGGCGGCTGTTGATATATTCGCCCCCGGGGAAGTGGAAGCCTCCATGGAGGGCATTCCGCTGACCCAGGGAACCCGGTGGGCCATGGTCATTGACATCCGCAAATGTCTTGAAAAGCAGGCCCAGGAGAAAGACGGGTGCAAGGCCTGCATGGATGCCTGTCATCGGGTACACAATGTTCCCGACTGGGGAAATCCGAAGCATGCCATCAAATGGATCTGGCAGGAGTCCTTTGAACATTCGTTTCCGAATCAACCCAATCCGTATATCACGGAAGGGTTGAAGCACCAGCCGGTGATATTGCTATGCAACCACTGTTTCAATCCACCGTGCGTGAGGGTCTGTCCCACAAAGGCGACCTTCAAGAGAGAAGAGGACGGCATCGTCTGCATGGATATGCACAGGTGCATCGGATGCCGGTTCTGTATGGCGGCCTGTCCGTTCGGTGCCAGAAGCTTCAACTGGGGAGATCCCAGAAAGGCACCCAAGGAGTTGAATCCCGAGTTTCCGACCAACAGGGACTATCCGGAGAGGTCCATGGGCGTGGTCGAGAAGTGCGATTTCTGCGTGGAACGGATTGCGAGAGGCGAACTGCCGGCATGTGTGGAGGCCTGCGACAAGATCAAGGCGCATGCCATGACGTTCGGAGACCTGGCCGATCCGGAGTCAAACGTGAGAAAGCTGCTCAGGGAACATTATACGATCCGGCGCAAGGCCGAGCTGGGCACCGAACCTAATATATTCTATATCGTATGA
- a CDS encoding (Fe-S)-binding protein: MATTPKPEETAKIDHRSPLFEKGWMDKPAEPKPGIFCYGSKPKNLEYVGMPFPKEWNPADEDWQLPENWKEIIEEGFKDRLDRFRSLKLFMDICVRCGACADKCHFFIGSGDPKNMPVLRAELLRSVYRKKFTTGGKLLGKFGGGRELTEDVLKEWWYYLYQCSECRRCSLFCPYGIDTAEVTILGRELTNLLGLNTDWIAAPVANCYRTGNHLGIQPHAYKDMLDFFTDEIEDITGIRMEQDMNRKGAEILFVTPSGDVFADPGTYTCMGYMMLFHYLKSLGLDITWSTYASEGGNFGYFTSHEMAKRLNAKMYAEAKRLGVKWILGGECGHMWRVLNQYMDTFNGPPDFLEEPVSPLTGTKFENAKATKMVHLVEFTADLIKHNKLKLDPSRNDNLVVTFHDSCNTARGMGFFEEPRYVIKSVCNHFYEMPSETIREQTFCCGSGSGLNAGEDMELRMRGGLPRANAVKYVHEKHGVNMLSCICAIDRAVFPDLLRYWVPGVEVTGVHEMVANALVFEGEQKRTTDLRGEPLPGMEDEEDV, encoded by the coding sequence ATGGCAACTACCCCAAAACCGGAAGAAACCGCGAAGATAGATCACCGGTCGCCGTTATTTGAAAAGGGCTGGATGGATAAGCCGGCGGAACCGAAACCAGGCATCTTTTGCTATGGGTCCAAGCCGAAGAACCTCGAATATGTCGGGATGCCTTTTCCCAAGGAGTGGAATCCCGCAGATGAGGACTGGCAGTTGCCTGAAAACTGGAAGGAGATTATCGAGGAGGGCTTCAAGGATCGCCTGGACCGGTTTAGATCGCTCAAGCTCTTTATGGATATCTGCGTCAGGTGCGGTGCCTGCGCCGACAAGTGCCATTTTTTTATCGGTTCGGGCGATCCCAAGAATATGCCGGTGTTGAGAGCGGAACTCCTCAGGTCGGTTTACCGGAAAAAGTTCACGACCGGCGGGAAACTCTTAGGCAAATTCGGCGGCGGCCGGGAGTTGACCGAAGATGTCCTCAAAGAGTGGTGGTACTATCTGTACCAGTGTTCCGAATGCCGGCGCTGCTCTCTCTTCTGCCCCTATGGGATTGATACTGCCGAGGTGACCATCCTTGGCAGGGAACTGACAAATCTCCTGGGCCTCAACACCGACTGGATCGCCGCGCCTGTGGCCAACTGCTACCGGACCGGAAACCATCTGGGGATCCAGCCCCATGCCTATAAGGATATGCTGGATTTTTTCACCGATGAAATCGAGGACATCACCGGGATCCGGATGGAGCAGGACATGAACCGTAAAGGCGCCGAGATCCTCTTTGTGACGCCTTCGGGCGATGTTTTCGCCGACCCGGGGACCTACACCTGCATGGGCTACATGATGCTCTTTCATTACCTGAAATCCCTTGGTCTGGATATCACCTGGAGTACCTACGCGTCGGAAGGGGGCAACTTCGGCTATTTCACCTCCCATGAGATGGCCAAACGGCTCAATGCCAAGATGTACGCCGAGGCCAAGCGCCTGGGGGTCAAATGGATACTGGGCGGTGAATGCGGACATATGTGGCGCGTCCTGAATCAGTATATGGATACCTTCAACGGTCCTCCCGATTTTCTGGAAGAACCGGTCTCGCCCCTGACCGGCACCAAATTCGAAAATGCAAAAGCCACCAAGATGGTCCACCTTGTGGAGTTTACAGCGGATCTCATAAAACACAACAAGCTCAAACTGGACCCGAGCCGGAACGACAATCTGGTGGTGACATTCCACGATTCCTGCAACACGGCCAGAGGGATGGGATTTTTCGAAGAACCGAGATACGTGATTAAGAGCGTGTGCAATCATTTCTATGAGATGCCGTCCGAGACCATCCGGGAACAGACCTTCTGCTGCGGGAGCGGTTCCGGGCTCAATGCGGGTGAAGACATGGAACTGCGGATGCGCGGGGGCCTTCCCCGGGCCAATGCGGTGAAATATGTACACGAAAAACATGGGGTGAATATGCTGTCGTGCATATGCGCCATTGACAGGGCGGTATTTCCGGATCTGTTGCGGTACTGGGTGCCCGGCGTAGAGGTCACCGGGGTGCATGAGATGGTTGCCAATGCCCTGGTATTCGAGGGGGAACAGAAGCGAACCACGGATCTGCGTGGGGAACCTCTCCCAGGAATGGAGGATGAAGAGGATGTATGA
- a CDS encoding RsbRD N-terminal domain-containing protein: MNLENLPSAKRSKIIKRWQDAIIASYPKDSQGFFKRTKSQFANPVGSIVAKEIETLFDEVVKGDNADRIASSLDTIIRVRAVQDFSPSQAVAFVLQLKDIIKEELGNEHSPDMHALDRQIDGILLMAFDVYSKCRQEIYEIRVHEVKNQVGKLLERANLIVEIPETAPGLRDDNAGTSL, translated from the coding sequence ATGAATCTAGAAAATCTCCCGTCAGCTAAAAGATCTAAAATCATCAAGAGATGGCAAGATGCCATCATCGCCTCATATCCCAAGGACAGTCAGGGATTTTTTAAAAGAACAAAAAGCCAGTTCGCAAACCCCGTCGGATCCATCGTCGCAAAAGAGATTGAAACCCTGTTTGACGAAGTGGTCAAAGGAGACAATGCCGATAGGATAGCTTCCTCCCTCGATACGATTATCAGGGTCAGGGCGGTACAGGATTTCAGTCCCTCTCAGGCCGTTGCCTTTGTCCTTCAGTTGAAAGATATTATTAAGGAAGAATTGGGAAATGAGCACTCCCCTGACATGCACGCGCTTGACAGGCAGATAGATGGGATTCTGCTGATGGCCTTTGATGTCTATTCGAAGTGCCGCCAGGAAATCTACGAGATCCGCGTCCATGAGGTGAAAAACCAGGTGGGGAAATTGTTGGAGAGAGCAAATCTCATTGTCGAGATCCCGGAGACGGCGCCCGGGCTTCGAGATGACAATGCCGGGACATCTCTTTGA
- a CDS encoding SDR family oxidoreductase, whose amino-acid sequence MYEDLKGKTALVTGAGKRTGIGYAIVRALAANGAHVVVADLGRNDAEEAQVKTGTQGEMEEIVQEIMEDFSVSALAVKVDLTDSEAIGRMVEKVKKRFDHVDVLCNNAGASFGVPNAVHTYDEAAWMKTIDINLHSVFRVSRAVLPLMMGRKASIINTASRAGKVPPLFNGAYAVAKAGVIMLTKVMAKELAGAGIRVNAVCPGQIMTDLEKWRFGLEARVFGTTVEEREKEMCKTIPLGRIGTPEEVAGLVAFLASDASSYCTGQAVNVTGGQLMEL is encoded by the coding sequence ATGTATGAAGATCTGAAAGGAAAGACGGCACTGGTCACGGGCGCCGGAAAGCGGACCGGGATCGGTTATGCGATTGTGCGGGCACTGGCGGCCAACGGCGCTCATGTGGTGGTGGCCGATCTCGGCCGAAATGACGCCGAAGAAGCTCAGGTGAAGACCGGCACTCAGGGTGAAATGGAAGAGATTGTGCAGGAAATCATGGAAGACTTTTCGGTCTCGGCCCTGGCCGTTAAGGTGGACTTGACGGACAGTGAGGCCATCGGCCGGATGGTTGAAAAGGTGAAGAAACGGTTTGATCACGTTGATGTGCTGTGCAATAATGCCGGGGCCTCTTTCGGCGTGCCCAACGCTGTCCACACCTATGATGAAGCAGCCTGGATGAAGACCATCGATATCAACCTGCACAGCGTCTTCAGGGTTTCAAGGGCCGTGCTGCCCCTCATGATGGGGAGGAAGGCGAGTATCATCAATACGGCCTCCCGTGCCGGCAAGGTGCCGCCCCTGTTCAACGGGGCCTATGCCGTGGCAAAGGCCGGGGTCATCATGCTGACCAAGGTCATGGCCAAGGAACTGGCCGGGGCCGGCATACGGGTCAATGCCGTTTGTCCGGGACAGATCATGACCGATCTGGAGAAATGGCGGTTTGGGCTGGAGGCCAGGGTCTTCGGAACGACGGTGGAGGAAAGAGAAAAAGAGATGTGTAAAACCATCCCCCTCGGCCGGATCGGGACTCCCGAAGAAGTGGCCGGTCTGGTGGCGTTCCTGGCATCGGATGCCTCTTCCTATTGCACGGGCCAGGCCGTCAATGTGACCGGCGGACAATTGATGGAGCTTTAG
- a CDS encoding thiamine pyrophosphate-binding protein translates to METVTGGQLVADGLTKRGVKYVFTLSGGHITPIYQYLENSHVTLFDTRHEQAAVFMAEAWGKLTRTPGVAMVTAGPGFTNSLTGIASAFFSNTPLVLIAGCVGLDHREKLDLQDMPQAPVIGPMVKKALVCHKVERVPEFMDIAFRTASSGRPGPVYLEFPVDVLNAQANPSSVKEMKTDVTSHPADLAKAEQMIDMIQQAEKPIVIAGTGVWQSGAEKELIEFIENTGIPVYTSLSGRGTIPDTHPLCFEGALAIRPGSGFSAYMQTDLVVLLGTRICLYYMFGDIFNRQAKVIQVDIQPEEIGRNRTVDLPVVSDVGALLRRCNTVVREKKLNEMLTSRFAPWISTLETAHEQGKAMSVNDWKSDAVPIHPMRLAREINEFMNREDDIVVTDGGDTATWMGMTRTIRKPGHYLDYGIFGSLAVGIPYANAAKLIYPEKRVCLITGDGSVGFNFMEFETALRRKLPIVVVICNDLGWGMIRHSQEIRMGHSVREGTHIGRVDYHRMVEALGGKGILVEQPAEIRPALEAAFASGITTCINVMTDQAPISPASIALANVGAYMA, encoded by the coding sequence ATGGAAACCGTTACAGGCGGACAACTGGTGGCTGATGGGCTGACCAAGAGAGGCGTGAAATATGTGTTTACCCTCAGCGGGGGCCATATCACGCCGATCTATCAATATCTTGAAAACAGCCATGTAACGCTTTTCGACACGCGGCATGAACAAGCCGCGGTCTTTATGGCCGAGGCATGGGGCAAGCTGACCCGGACACCGGGTGTGGCCATGGTGACGGCCGGCCCGGGATTCACCAATTCCCTGACAGGCATTGCCAGCGCATTCTTTTCCAACACGCCGCTGGTCCTGATTGCCGGCTGTGTGGGTCTGGATCACAGGGAAAAGCTCGACCTCCAGGACATGCCCCAGGCCCCGGTGATCGGGCCGATGGTCAAAAAGGCCCTGGTCTGTCACAAGGTGGAGCGGGTCCCGGAATTCATGGATATCGCCTTCCGGACCGCCTCCAGCGGCCGGCCGGGGCCTGTATACCTGGAGTTCCCGGTGGATGTCCTGAATGCACAGGCCAATCCGTCATCGGTCAAGGAGATGAAAACGGATGTAACTTCCCATCCTGCTGACCTTGCAAAGGCGGAACAGATGATCGACATGATCCAACAGGCTGAAAAGCCCATTGTGATTGCCGGTACAGGGGTATGGCAGTCCGGGGCCGAGAAGGAGCTGATCGAGTTTATTGAAAACACCGGCATTCCCGTATACACCTCCCTTTCCGGTAGAGGCACGATCCCGGATACCCATCCCTTGTGCTTCGAAGGGGCCCTTGCCATCCGGCCGGGGAGCGGATTCTCCGCCTACATGCAGACCGATCTGGTGGTTCTTCTGGGGACACGAATCTGCCTTTATTACATGTTCGGCGATATCTTCAACCGCCAGGCCAAGGTAATCCAGGTGGATATCCAGCCTGAAGAGATCGGCAGGAACCGCACGGTGGATCTTCCGGTGGTCAGCGATGTGGGGGCCCTGCTCAGACGATGCAATACCGTTGTCCGGGAAAAGAAGCTCAATGAAATGCTCACGTCCCGTTTTGCCCCGTGGATCTCCACCCTTGAAACCGCACACGAGCAGGGTAAGGCCATGTCGGTCAACGACTGGAAGAGCGATGCCGTGCCGATTCACCCGATGCGCCTCGCCCGAGAAATCAATGAATTCATGAACAGGGAAGACGACATCGTGGTGACCGACGGGGGCGATACCGCCACCTGGATGGGGATGACCCGCACCATCCGTAAGCCCGGACACTATCTCGACTACGGAATCTTCGGCTCCCTTGCAGTGGGGATCCCCTATGCCAATGCGGCCAAGCTCATCTATCCTGAAAAGCGGGTCTGCCTGATCACGGGAGACGGGTCTGTGGGATTCAACTTCATGGAATTTGAAACCGCTCTCAGGAGAAAGCTCCCCATTGTTGTGGTGATCTGCAACGATCTGGGATGGGGCATGATCCGGCACAGTCAGGAAATACGGATGGGCCACTCGGTCAGGGAGGGAACCCATATAGGGAGGGTCGATTATCACCGGATGGTGGAGGCCCTGGGAGGAAAGGGAATCCTGGTGGAACAGCCGGCGGAAATCCGGCCCGCCCTGGAAGCGGCCTTTGCTTCAGGGATAACCACCTGCATCAATGTCATGACCGATCAGGCCCCCATCAGCCCGGCCAGCATTGCCCTGGCCAATGTGGGGGCCTATATGGCTTGA
- a CDS encoding 4Fe-4S binding protein, which yields MGYEVVVDPEKCEGCEECVEVCPVDVYEIIDDKSVPVNAEECLGCESCIEVCEHDAITVTEV from the coding sequence ATGGGCTACGAAGTTGTGGTGGATCCGGAGAAGTGTGAAGGATGTGAGGAATGCGTTGAGGTCTGTCCGGTGGATGTCTATGAAATCATAGATGACAAATCCGTGCCGGTCAATGCGGAAGAGTGTCTGGGATGTGAAAGCTGTATAGAGGTATGCGAACACGATGCCATTACTGTGACCGAAGTATAG
- the dsrM gene encoding sulfate reduction electron transfer complex DsrMKJOP subunit DsrM: MSIIVSSLAVLVVVAIPWIGVGALDLRVLFGIVIPYAAMATFFVGIVVRVIDWGRSPVPFRIPTTAGQEWSFPWIKRNPVDNPKGLGGVIVRMLFEVLTFRSLFRNTRLEYRRVDGVPKIDYEWEKWLWLAAILFHYSFLVIFIRHFRFFMEPVPGFVTLLQNLDGFMQMGAAPFNGFGLPGVYLTDMLLMAAVTWLLVRRILYSQMRYISLPSDYFPLFLILSLGFSGMLMRYLFRVDVTKVKELAIGLFKFSPTVPEGIGVIFFIHLFILCVLIAYFPFSKLMHLAGVFLSPTRNLSNNSRFVRHVNPWSYPVPTHTYEEYEDEFREHMIEAGLPVEKGADATAGSEEKE, from the coding sequence CTGAGCATTATTGTTTCTTCCTTGGCGGTGTTGGTGGTTGTTGCAATTCCCTGGATAGGCGTCGGGGCATTGGATCTACGTGTCCTTTTCGGCATCGTCATCCCCTATGCGGCCATGGCCACCTTTTTTGTGGGGATTGTGGTCCGGGTCATTGACTGGGGCCGGTCGCCCGTTCCGTTCAGGATTCCGACCACTGCGGGGCAGGAATGGTCTTTTCCCTGGATCAAGAGAAATCCGGTCGACAACCCGAAGGGCCTGGGCGGGGTGATTGTGAGGATGCTCTTCGAGGTGCTGACCTTCCGTTCTCTCTTCCGAAATACCCGGCTCGAATACCGGAGAGTCGATGGTGTTCCCAAGATCGACTATGAATGGGAGAAGTGGCTCTGGCTGGCTGCCATCCTGTTTCATTATTCTTTTTTGGTCATTTTCATCAGGCACTTCAGGTTTTTTATGGAACCGGTCCCGGGTTTCGTGACGCTCCTCCAGAACCTTGATGGGTTTATGCAGATGGGCGCGGCGCCGTTCAACGGCTTTGGACTCCCCGGAGTATATCTGACGGATATGCTCCTCATGGCTGCGGTGACATGGCTCCTGGTGAGACGGATTCTCTATTCCCAGATGCGCTATATTTCCCTCCCTTCCGACTATTTTCCCCTCTTTCTGATCCTTTCCCTCGGTTTTAGCGGCATGCTTATGCGCTATCTGTTCAGGGTGGACGTAACCAAGGTAAAGGAACTCGCCATCGGCCTGTTCAAATTCTCCCCGACCGTCCCTGAAGGGATCGGGGTTATTTTTTTTATACACCTGTTCATCCTGTGTGTGTTAATCGCCTATTTTCCGTTCAGCAAACTGATGCATTTAGCCGGAGTATTTCTCAGCCCGACAAGAAATCTTTCCAATAACAGCCGGTTTGTCAGGCATGTGAATCCCTGGAGTTATCCTGTACCGACCCATACCTATGAGGAATACGAAGATGAGTTCAGAGAGCATATGATTGAGGCCGGTTTGCCCGTAGAAAAAGGGGCCGACGCAACAGCAGGATCAGAAGAAAAGGAGTAA
- the nrfD gene encoding polysulfide reductase NrfD, whose translation MLDRALKGSQGYWGWLVFLLVLMGIGTGCWFYQFFEGLKVTGMSRDVSWGLYIGQLTYFVGVAASGVMVVLPYYLHDYKAFGRITILGEFLAVSAIIMCLLFVFVDLGNPVRIMNVILYPTPNSILFWDMIVLNVYMLLNLVIGWNVLAAERKGIHYQKWIKVLIYISIPWAFSIHTVTAFLYAGLPGRHYWLTSIMAARFLSSAFCAGPALLILLCLIVRKVTKFDPGKEQIRTLAGIVTYAMLINVFFFLLELFTAFYSQIPGHMHPIVFLFKGLEGVGNLAPWMWAAAVFAVISLILLVVPATRRNEGTLAVACAVLIAATWIDKGLGLIVAGFTPNPFHTVTEYWPTTPEVLITIGVLATGFFVLTILYKVATSVKTEVAAS comes from the coding sequence ATGCTTGACAGGGCACTGAAAGGAAGTCAGGGATACTGGGGGTGGCTCGTTTTTCTCCTTGTGTTGATGGGGATAGGTACGGGATGCTGGTTCTATCAGTTTTTTGAAGGCCTCAAGGTAACCGGGATGAGCAGGGATGTGTCGTGGGGGCTCTACATTGGCCAACTCACCTATTTTGTTGGCGTAGCGGCCTCCGGGGTCATGGTCGTCTTGCCATATTACCTCCATGATTACAAGGCGTTCGGCAGGATCACGATCTTGGGTGAATTCCTGGCAGTGTCGGCCATTATCATGTGCCTGTTGTTCGTGTTTGTGGACCTGGGAAATCCGGTCCGGATCATGAACGTGATCCTCTATCCCACGCCCAATTCCATCCTCTTTTGGGATATGATCGTCCTGAACGTCTATATGCTCCTCAACCTTGTCATCGGGTGGAATGTCCTGGCCGCAGAGCGGAAAGGGATCCACTACCAGAAATGGATCAAGGTCCTGATCTATATCTCCATTCCCTGGGCCTTCAGCATCCATACGGTGACGGCATTTCTGTATGCCGGTCTTCCGGGGAGACATTACTGGCTGACCTCTATCATGGCCGCCCGCTTTCTCTCATCGGCGTTTTGCGCAGGTCCTGCGCTTTTGATCTTGCTGTGCCTTATTGTCAGGAAGGTTACAAAATTTGATCCGGGAAAAGAACAGATTCGAACCCTGGCCGGTATTGTAACCTATGCCATGCTGATCAATGTCTTCTTTTTCCTCCTGGAACTCTTTACGGCATTTTACAGCCAGATCCCCGGGCATATGCACCCGATTGTCTTTCTCTTCAAGGGACTGGAAGGGGTCGGCAACCTGGCGCCATGGATGTGGGCGGCAGCCGTATTCGCGGTCATCTCCCTCATCCTGCTGGTGGTCCCTGCGACCCGCAGGAACGAGGGGACGCTCGCCGTGGCCTGCGCCGTGCTGATTGCAGCCACCTGGATCGACAAGGGACTGGGCCTCATCGTCGCCGGTTTTACGCCCAACCCTTTCCACACGGTTACGGAATACTGGCCCACAACGCCGGAGGTTCTGATTACCATTGGGGTCCTGGCAACGGGCTTTTTTGTGTTGACCATTTTGTACAAGGTCGCGACCTCCGTGAAAACGGAAGTGGCCGCATCATAA
- a CDS encoding bile acid:sodium symporter family protein has protein sequence MDPAVVDQVRLNFNPQGLFIINAAIGLMMFGVALDLKVEDFKRIIVSPKAPGIGLGAQFILLPAFTFLLTLILRPQPSVALGMILVAACPGGNLSNIITYLAKGNCAVSISMTAVSTAAAIVMTPLNLSLWGSLNPHTADILRQVSLSPMDVFTTIFIILGIPLAAGMTVSRIFPNMAGKVRKPFKIFSLVFFIVIVLGALAANWRIFLQVIGLVMFVVLIHNALALNLGYWSGRLLGLEERDARAVCIEVGIQNSALGLVLVFNFFGGLGGMAILVAWWGIWHIIAGLITAFIFTRISLPAGQEG, from the coding sequence ATGGACCCGGCAGTGGTGGATCAGGTCAGGCTCAATTTTAATCCCCAGGGATTGTTCATTATTAATGCCGCCATCGGGTTGATGATGTTCGGGGTGGCCCTGGATCTCAAGGTCGAGGATTTCAAGCGGATCATTGTTTCGCCCAAGGCCCCGGGCATCGGACTGGGCGCCCAGTTCATCCTTCTTCCCGCCTTCACTTTCCTGCTGACCCTGATCCTGCGGCCGCAACCCTCCGTCGCCCTGGGCATGATCCTGGTGGCGGCCTGCCCCGGGGGGAACCTCTCCAATATCATCACCTATCTGGCCAAGGGCAACTGCGCCGTATCCATCAGCATGACAGCGGTTTCCACGGCAGCGGCCATCGTCATGACGCCGCTCAACCTGAGCCTGTGGGGAAGCCTCAACCCCCATACGGCGGACATTCTGAGGCAGGTCAGCCTCAGTCCCATGGATGTGTTTACCACCATTTTCATCATATTGGGGATACCTCTGGCAGCAGGGATGACCGTGAGCCGCATCTTCCCCAACATGGCCGGCAAGGTAAGAAAGCCCTTCAAGATCTTTTCGCTGGTCTTCTTCATCGTCATTGTGTTGGGTGCCCTGGCCGCCAACTGGCGGATCTTCCTCCAGGTGATCGGCCTGGTAATGTTCGTGGTCTTGATCCACAATGCGCTGGCCCTGAATCTGGGGTACTGGTCGGGCCGTCTTCTCGGTTTGGAAGAGAGGGATGCGCGGGCTGTCTGCATCGAGGTGGGGATTCAGAATTCGGCCCTGGGTCTGGTCCTGGTCTTCAATTTTTTCGGGGGCCTGGGGGGCATGGCCATCCTGGTGGCCTGGTGGGGAATCTGGCACATCATCGCCGGGCTCATCACCGCCTTTATCTTTACCCGCATCTCCCTGCCGGCCGGCCAGGAAGGATGA
- a CDS encoding HyaD/HybD family hydrogenase maturation endopeptidase translates to MEIRTNSADRHIMVLGVGNLLFTDEGVGIHVVQALVEEYAFSSNISIEDGGVLGIRLLGIISEADDLIVVDAIRNGGSPGSLYRIEGDAIPNRILAKNSLHQVDLLEALTLCQALDRVPETVIIGVEPQDIETIGLELTAPVQEKLESLKEMTLRELDRLGGGYARKRAELSCA, encoded by the coding sequence ATGGAGATAAGAACGAATTCAGCAGACAGACATATCATGGTACTGGGTGTGGGGAACCTCTTGTTTACCGATGAGGGCGTAGGCATTCATGTGGTGCAGGCCCTTGTTGAGGAATATGCCTTTTCCAGCAACATATCCATAGAGGACGGCGGGGTTCTGGGTATCCGTCTCTTAGGAATTATTTCCGAGGCCGACGATCTCATCGTAGTGGATGCCATCCGAAACGGGGGATCACCCGGAAGCCTTTACCGGATCGAGGGGGATGCCATCCCTAACCGAATTCTTGCCAAAAATTCGCTGCATCAGGTGGATCTTCTGGAGGCGTTGACTCTCTGCCAGGCCCTTGACAGGGTTCCTGAAACCGTTATCATCGGCGTCGAGCCCCAGGATATCGAGACAATTGGTCTTGAACTGACGGCCCCGGTGCAGGAAAAGCTTGAATCTCTGAAGGAGATGACCCTTCGGGAACTTGATCGTCTCGGAGGCGGCTACGCTAGAAAAAGGGCCGAACTGTCATGTGCTTAG
- the dsrJ gene encoding sulfate reduction electron transfer complex DsrMKJOP subunit DsrJ, producing the protein MYDGGKIIVGLIIGLGLLLSPFFYNAGKAAKAPVPELTPKAKEAKACVAPVTYMRESHFTLLDEWRHTVVRDGERYYRSPDGKRYYKSLQTTCLECHSNYSKFCLQCHNYVDVDPYCWDCHIQPEEKK; encoded by the coding sequence ATGTATGATGGCGGTAAGATTATTGTCGGCCTGATCATCGGTCTTGGTCTGTTGCTCTCCCCTTTCTTTTACAATGCAGGGAAGGCGGCCAAGGCCCCGGTCCCGGAGTTGACACCAAAGGCGAAGGAGGCCAAGGCATGTGTGGCGCCTGTGACCTATATGAGGGAGTCCCACTTTACCCTGCTGGATGAGTGGCGGCACACGGTGGTCCGCGATGGGGAGCGGTACTACAGGTCGCCTGACGGAAAGCGATATTATAAGAGCCTTCAGACCACCTGCCTGGAGTGCCATTCAAACTACTCCAAATTTTGTCTGCAGTGCCACAACTATGTGGATGTGGACCCCTATTGCTGGGACTGCCATATTCAGCCGGAGGAGAAAAAGTAA
- a CDS encoding cytochrome c family protein, which yields MNKKLLAALLSGFLFLSVGVLVAGDVPDELMLDDKSYAKDIKGPVKFTHKKHSEDYKAACTDCHHVYKDGKNVWKEGDPVQKCSECHDADKTEGKVKKLNLAYHSNCKDCHKALAEEGKPTGPFKKCNDCHEAKAK from the coding sequence ATGAATAAGAAGCTTTTAGCCGCTTTACTTTCAGGTTTTCTGTTCCTCTCTGTGGGCGTCCTTGTAGCCGGTGATGTGCCTGATGAGCTGATGCTCGACGACAAGAGCTACGCAAAGGATATAAAAGGTCCTGTTAAATTCACGCACAAAAAGCACAGCGAGGATTACAAAGCTGCCTGCACAGATTGCCACCATGTGTACAAAGACGGCAAGAATGTGTGGAAGGAAGGGGATCCGGTACAGAAATGCAGCGAGTGCCATGATGCTGATAAAACAGAAGGAAAGGTGAAGAAGCTGAACCTTGCCTATCACTCAAACTGCAAAGACTGCCATAAGGCATTAGCCGAGGAAGGCAAACCCACCGGTCCTTTTAAGAAATGTAACGACTGCCACGAGGCAAAGGCAAAATAG
- a CDS encoding HypC/HybG/HupF family hydrogenase formation chaperone, with translation MCLAIPARITRIDDRMATIDMEGARREVSLLLLEDARVGDYVIVHAGFAIHKIDEAEANESLKVLRELVSFMDGEPG, from the coding sequence ATGTGCTTAGCCATCCCGGCGAGGATCACCAGGATAGATGACCGGATGGCGACCATCGACATGGAAGGCGCCCGGAGGGAAGTGAGTCTGCTCCTTCTCGAAGACGCCCGGGTAGGGGATTACGTGATTGTCCATGCGGGCTTTGCCATCCACAAAATCGATGAGGCGGAGGCCAACGAATCCTTGAAGGTGCTCCGGGAACTGGTATCCTTCATGGATGGTGAGCCCGGTTAG